The Rhea pennata isolate bPtePen1 chromosome Z, bPtePen1.pri, whole genome shotgun sequence genome includes a region encoding these proteins:
- the PHF24 gene encoding PHD finger protein 24, producing MGVLMSRRQTVEKVQKVSLAVSAFRDGLRDQPSTRRRAEAEGTRRGTLEQTVQEGEDEASAGPSQPEESSTSKAAWERLRDGRGVEPEEFDRANRFTPPAFIRPKRELHDDEPLDISLEQREQVLNDEMCEICEVWTAESLFPCRVCSRVYHDGCLRRMGYLQNDSAVEVTETAHTETGWSCYYCDNLNLLLTEEEMYSLMETLRQCKIIPETCLTLDDFLHYKHLVHKQQFEKPMGEAQEEQAALQFSALDPDKKGHIEWPDFLSHESIQLLQKLRPQNSLLRLLTGKERERARTAFLALDQDNDGFIGESECHKAQHAWFRKHQKETPSCNVSISHVGPMSESSPASSGSSKSQEKTLLATEQEEARPVDWPAFLRENVAYILAARPNSTAVHLKPPV from the exons ATGGGGGTGCTGATGTCAAGGCGGCAGACGGTGGAGAAGGTGCAGAAGGTCAGCTTGGCAGTGTCAGCCTTTAGAGACGGGCTGCGAGATCAGCCATCAACACGGCGGCGGGCAGAGGCTGAGGGTACGCGCCGGGGCACGCTGGAGCAGACAGTGCAAGAGGGAGAGGACGAGGCATCTGCAGGGCCCTCCCAGCCAGAGGAGAGCAGCACCAGCAAGGCAGCATGGGAACGGCTGCGGGATGGCCGGGGAGTGGAGCCAGAGGAGTTCGACCGGGCCAACAGGTTCACGCCACCCGCCTTCATTCGGCCCAAGCGGGAGCTGCACGATGACGAGCCACTGGACATCAGCCTGGAGCAACGGGAGCAG GTCCTCAATGATGAGATGTGTGAGATCTGTGAGGTGTGGACAGCCGAGAGCCTCTTTCCCTGCCGCGTCTGCAGCCGGGTATACCACGATGGCTGCCTGCGCCGCATGGGCTACCTGCAGAATGACAGCGCTGTAGAGGTGACAGAAACTGCACACACCGAGACGGGCTGGAGCTGCTACTACTGT GACAACCTCAATCTCCtgctgacagaggaagagatgTACAGCCTGATGGAGACCTTGCGGCAGTGCAAGATAATTCCAG AGACCTGCCTGACTCTGGATGACTTCCTGCACTACAAGCACCTGGTGCACAAGCAGCAGTTCGAGAAGCCCATGGGAGAGGCCCAGGAagagcaggctgccctgcaGTTCTCTGCCCTGGACCCCGACAAAAAGGGGCACATCGAGTGGCCAGATTTCCTCTCCCACGAGTCCATCCAGCTGTTGCAGAAACTCCGGCCGCAG AACTCCCTGCTGAGGCTGCTGACGGGCAAGGAGCGGGAGCGGGCACGCACAGCCTTCCTGGCCCTGGACCAGGACAACGACGGTTTCATCGGGGAGAGCGAGTGCCACAAGGCCCAGCACGCCTGGTTCCGGAAGCACCAAAAGGAAACACCATCCTGCAACGTCAG CATCAGCCACGTGGGACCCATGTCCGAGAGCAGCCCTgccagcagcggcagcagcaagagccagGAGAAGACCCTGCTGGccacagagcaggaggaggccAG GCCCGTGGACTGGCCCGCCTTCCTGCGGGAGAACGTCGCCTACATCCTGGCTGCCCGCCCCAACAGCACCGCCGTCCACCTGAAGCCGCCGGTGtag